A window of Solanum stenotomum isolate F172 chromosome 3, ASM1918654v1, whole genome shotgun sequence contains these coding sequences:
- the LOC125858769 gene encoding putative lipid-binding protein AIR1B, with protein sequence MASKTSQSSVTLFLSLNLLFFALVSGQQTCPMGLGVCANILKCVGVGVGVGVGVGVGLGVGLEVGSSETMACSSAMAGLTDQNAAFCLCTAIKAGEMGPINVSPAVAAGVILNACGRPGTTFNC encoded by the coding sequence ATGGCTTCCAAAACAAGTCAGTCTTCAGTTACCCTTTTCCTATCACTGAATCTCCTCTTCTTTGCTCTTGTAAGTGGACAACAAACGTGCCCAATGGGACTTGGGGTATGTGCTAATATACTTAAATGTGTGGGAgttggggtgggggtgggggtgggggtgggagtGGGCTTAGGGGTGGGATTAGAGGTGGGATCTTCAGAAACTATGGCATGTTCCAGTGCAATGGCGGGGCTGACGGATCAAAATGCTGCATTTTGCTTGTGCACTGCCATAAAGGCAGGCGAGATGGGACCAATTAATGTGAGCCCGGCAGTCGCTGCCGGAGTCATTCTCAACGCCTGTGGAAGGCCCGGTACTACCTTCAATTGTTAA